GCGCGATCCTGCTCATCGGCTCCGGCTTCCAGGACCCCGCGTGGGAGCGTTCGCTGGAGTCCGAGATCGCTCCCTACCTACGCGGCGGGGGCCGGGTCGCCGTCGTGAGCCGGCACCGCAGTCTGCGCGTCGACACCGTACTGCCGGAGAACCGGGCAGGGGCGGCGGCGCTCGCCCGGGCCCTGCTCGGCCTCGGGCACCGGGAGTTCGGGGTGCTCGCCGGGCCCGCACGGCTGACGACCGTCGCGGACCGGCTGACCGGATTCCGGCAAGGTCTCGCCGAGGCGGGGGTCGAGCTGGCGGACGAGCGGGTCGTCGAGGGCGCCTTCACGCTTGACGGCGGATACGCGGCGGCGAGCGAACTGCTGCGCCGCGCACCCCGGCCCACGTGCGTCTTCGCCGTCACCGACGTGATGGCCGTGGGGGCGCTCGCCGCGTTCCGCGACCACGGGCTGCGCGTCCCTCAGGACATCTCGCTGGCCGGCTTCGACGACATCCCGCTGGTCCGCGAACTGACCCCGCCCCTCACGACGGTGGCCCTCCCCCTGACCGGCATGGGCCGCGCCGCCCTCGACCTCGCGCTGCGCGAACCGCGGGGGCCGCGCTCGCGGGTGGAGCGGATCGTGGGTGAGGTGCGGATACGGGCGAGCACGGGGACACCGGAGTGACCCGGGGCCTGCGGGCCCGCTTACTCCGCCGCTTCCCCCAGCGCCTCCAGTACCGGCCTGATCAAGGGGTGCTCCTCCGCTCCGCAGCGGACCGCCGCGAAGACCCTGCGGGTCGGGGCCACCCCGTCGACCGGGCGGACGACCGCGTCGGACAGGTCCATGCCGCGCAGCGCCGAGCGCGGCACCAGGGCGACGCCCGCGCCCGCCGAGGCGAGGGCGACGACGGCGCGGAAGTCGTCCGAGGAGTGTTCGACCCGCGGCTGGAAACCGGCGTGCTCGCAGGCCAGGACCACCACGTCGTGGCACGGGTTGCCAGGGAAGGGGCCGATCCATGTGTCCTTGGCCAGCTCGGCGAGCGGCACCCGGTCGGACGCCGCGAGCCGGTGCGCGGCGGGAAGCACCGCGTCGAACGGCTCCGCGTACAGCGGTACGCGCGTGAGGCGGGCGTCGTCCGCGCCCGGCGCCCCCCGGTACTCGACGGCGACCGCGACGTCGACCTGCCGGTCGAGGACCATGGGCAGGCTCGCGTCGCCCTCGGCGTCCTGGACGCGGATGCGGATGCCGGGCGCCGTCCGCGCGAGGCGGGTCAGGGCCGGTGCGACGACCAGGCCGATCCCGGTGGCGAACGCGGCGACGGTGACCGTGCCGGCCGCCCCCGAGCTGTACGCGGCGAGCTCGGCCTCCGCCCGCTCCAGCTGGGCGAGGACC
The DNA window shown above is from Streptomyces sp. NBC_01445 and carries:
- a CDS encoding LacI family DNA-binding transcriptional regulator; the protein is MTLDAVARTAGVSPATASRALNGTTRVRDDLLRRVRAAADELGYIPNAHAQALASASNNTVGVICHDVGDPYFAAIASGIMARAAERGLLVMLSSTFRAPEREIAYISMLRAQRTRAILLIGSGFQDPAWERSLESEIAPYLRGGGRVAVVSRHRSLRVDTVLPENRAGAAALARALLGLGHREFGVLAGPARLTTVADRLTGFRQGLAEAGVELADERVVEGAFTLDGGYAAASELLRRAPRPTCVFAVTDVMAVGALAAFRDHGLRVPQDISLAGFDDIPLVRELTPPLTTVALPLTGMGRAALDLALREPRGPRSRVERIVGEVRIRASTGTPE
- a CDS encoding LysR family transcriptional regulator, whose product is MIEARRLHILRAVADHRTVTAAAAALYLTPSAVSQQLTALEQETGHRLVERGAKGVRLTPAGEILLTHTNAVLAQLERAEAELAAYSSGAAGTVTVAAFATGIGLVVAPALTRLARTAPGIRIRVQDAEGDASLPMVLDRQVDVAVAVEYRGAPGADDARLTRVPLYAEPFDAVLPAAHRLAASDRVPLAELAKDTWIGPFPGNPCHDVVVLACEHAGFQPRVEHSSDDFRAVVALASAGAGVALVPRSALRGMDLSDAVVRPVDGVAPTRRVFAAVRCGAEEHPLIRPVLEALGEAAE